A genomic stretch from Candidatus Binataceae bacterium includes:
- a CDS encoding heterodisulfide reductase-related iron-sulfur binding cluster → MQRIKSQPTDALSYNPNEARYWERAKLDQEIERVFDICAGCRLCFNLCPSFPQLFDALDATDGDVRSLGVAQTRRVVDLCYGCKLCEVRCPYTPHDGHEFQLDFPRLMLRARAVEGREKGVGRREKMLGNPDRLGKLGSIVPKLANWACRSPFQRAMMEKLLGISRAKQLPEFAEETFEAWLKRTGLPPAPPEPAAKVAIFHTCFVNYYNPAPGRALVSVLGRNRCAIASPGQNCCGMPALDGGEVAFAQKLARANVDSMLPLVRQGYRVAAINPTCSLMMRSEYPHLLDSAEAREFAAAVADPHELLYALRREGKFDRDFRTTPGKVAYHVPCHLKAQNIGLRSRDLVRSIPGAEVVTVDACTAHDGTWAMKKEYFELSMKWGTKAFDGMKNAEAEVLATDCPLAAIQIEQAIGVRPLNPVEILARAYEADGFTRLVPPPEPPAAQE, encoded by the coding sequence ATGCAACGGATCAAGTCCCAACCGACCGACGCACTTTCATATAATCCGAACGAGGCCAGGTACTGGGAGCGCGCGAAACTCGACCAGGAAATCGAGCGCGTCTTCGACATCTGCGCGGGTTGCAGGCTGTGTTTCAATCTGTGTCCCTCGTTCCCGCAGTTGTTTGACGCGCTCGACGCCACGGACGGCGACGTGCGGAGCCTGGGCGTGGCGCAAACGCGCCGGGTCGTCGATCTGTGCTACGGCTGCAAGCTGTGCGAGGTGCGATGCCCCTACACGCCGCATGACGGCCACGAGTTCCAGCTCGACTTTCCGCGCCTGATGCTGCGCGCGCGCGCGGTCGAGGGCCGGGAGAAGGGCGTCGGCAGGCGCGAGAAGATGCTGGGTAATCCGGATCGGCTGGGCAAGCTCGGCAGCATCGTTCCGAAGCTCGCCAACTGGGCCTGCCGCAGTCCCTTTCAGCGTGCGATGATGGAGAAGCTGCTTGGCATCTCGCGCGCCAAGCAATTGCCCGAGTTCGCCGAGGAGACCTTCGAGGCGTGGCTCAAGCGCACAGGCCTTCCGCCTGCGCCGCCCGAGCCCGCGGCCAAGGTCGCGATCTTCCACACTTGCTTCGTCAACTATTACAATCCCGCGCCCGGACGGGCGCTGGTCTCGGTGCTTGGGCGCAATCGATGCGCGATCGCGTCGCCCGGGCAGAACTGCTGCGGGATGCCGGCGCTCGACGGCGGCGAGGTCGCCTTTGCGCAGAAGCTCGCGCGCGCCAACGTGGACTCGATGCTGCCGCTGGTGCGCCAGGGCTACCGCGTCGCCGCGATCAATCCGACCTGCTCGCTGATGATGCGCAGTGAATACCCGCACTTGCTCGACAGCGCCGAAGCGCGTGAATTCGCCGCCGCCGTCGCCGATCCGCACGAACTGCTCTATGCGCTACGGCGCGAGGGAAAATTCGATCGCGATTTTCGCACCACGCCGGGCAAGGTCGCGTATCACGTGCCCTGTCATCTCAAAGCCCAGAACATCGGCCTGCGCTCGCGCGATCTCGTGCGCTCGATCCCGGGCGCCGAGGTCGTGACCGTTGACGCGTGCACGGCGCACGACGGCACCTGGGCGATGAAGAAGGAGTACTTCGAGCTCTCGATGAAGTGGGGCACAAAGGCGTTCGACGGAATGAAGAACGCCGAGGCCGAAGTGCTGGCCACGGACTGTCCGCTCGCCGCGATCCAGATCGAACAGGCGATCGGCGTGCGCCCGCTCAATCCGGTCGAAATCCTCGCGCGCGCTTACGAGGCCGACGGCTTCACGAGGCTCGTGCCGCCGCCGGAGCCGCCCGCCGCCCAAGAGTGA
- a CDS encoding NADH-quinone oxidoreductase subunit I codes for MAVRVVKVARPASGLVGALSLRAVLVGLWVAMAHLLRNLFGFMRGRQDFTVFFPEQRFVHAPAMRGMPVLVQMENGKERCVACGLCEWACPTTCITIFPAETADEVERYPEVFDIDMSRCMFCGLCEEACPEEAIVMSREVEIATYSRRGSLWHKADLLVPQERLKTRTDFLRRHYE; via the coding sequence ATGGCGGTTCGAGTCGTAAAGGTCGCACGTCCGGCGTCAGGCCTGGTCGGGGCGCTGTCGCTGAGGGCGGTGCTGGTGGGGCTGTGGGTCGCGATGGCCCATCTGTTGCGCAATCTCTTCGGCTTCATGCGCGGCCGCCAGGACTTCACCGTATTTTTTCCCGAGCAGCGCTTCGTGCACGCGCCCGCGATGCGCGGGATGCCGGTGCTGGTGCAGATGGAGAACGGCAAGGAACGATGCGTCGCGTGCGGGCTCTGCGAGTGGGCCTGTCCCACTACCTGCATCACGATCTTCCCCGCCGAGACCGCCGACGAAGTCGAGCGTTATCCGGAAGTCTTCGACATCGACATGTCGCGCTGCATGTTCTGCGGACTGTGCGAAGAAGCCTGTCCGGAGGAGGCGATCGTGATGAGCCGCGAGGTCGAGATCGCAACCTACTCGCGCCGTGGCTCGCTCTGGCACAAGGCCGACCTGCTCGTGCCGCAGGAGCGGCTTAAGACCCGAACCGATTTTCTGCGCCGCCACTATGAATAA
- a CDS encoding NADH-quinone oxidoreductase subunit D, whose amino-acid sequence MPDQEPKNPAVPVDAPPAVAADELHTPTMRMQMGPSHPATHGTVKMVLDLDGERVVKADIQVGYLHRGFEKECETGYYYQNIPYTDRLNYSSPMLNNVGYCLAVEKLMDLRTPPRCDFIRVIAGEISRMSDHYLCLGAMALELAAMTPFLYLIEARELMCDLLDALCGARVTTNYIRIGGVSADLPDGFDRFATARLDRSLALLDDADKLLTQNPVFRERVEGTGHMAPEALIAHGVTGPLLRAGGVPYDVRRVQPYLVYGELDFDIPVGEHSDNFDRYLVRLEELRQSRRIIAQCFEKIPAGPVNSDDPRVRWPRKGKVFGRMEELIDHFKLVTEGGLIPPGEVYHAVEGANGELGFYIVSDGTGKPYKCRCRAPSFSNMSALEKMITGGMLADVVPTFDLINMIGGECDR is encoded by the coding sequence ATGCCGGACCAGGAGCCAAAGAACCCCGCCGTCCCCGTTGACGCGCCGCCCGCCGTTGCCGCGGACGAACTGCATACGCCGACGATGCGGATGCAGATGGGCCCGTCGCATCCGGCGACCCATGGCACGGTCAAGATGGTGCTCGACCTCGACGGCGAGCGAGTGGTCAAGGCCGACATCCAGGTCGGCTATCTCCATCGCGGCTTCGAGAAGGAGTGCGAAACCGGCTACTACTATCAGAACATCCCGTACACCGACCGCCTGAACTACAGTTCGCCGATGCTCAACAACGTCGGCTACTGTCTCGCGGTCGAGAAGCTGATGGATCTGCGCACGCCGCCGCGCTGCGATTTTATCCGGGTGATCGCGGGCGAGATCTCGCGCATGAGCGATCACTACCTGTGCCTGGGCGCGATGGCGCTCGAGCTGGCGGCGATGACGCCGTTTCTCTACCTGATCGAAGCGCGCGAATTGATGTGCGACCTGCTCGACGCGCTCTGCGGCGCGCGCGTCACCACCAACTACATCCGGATCGGTGGCGTATCGGCCGACCTTCCCGACGGCTTCGATCGCTTCGCCACCGCGCGGCTGGATCGTTCGCTCGCCCTGCTCGACGACGCCGACAAGCTGCTTACGCAAAATCCGGTTTTTCGCGAACGCGTCGAAGGCACCGGCCATATGGCGCCCGAGGCGCTGATCGCCCACGGCGTGACCGGCCCGCTTCTCCGCGCCGGCGGCGTACCTTACGACGTTCGCCGCGTGCAGCCGTACCTGGTGTATGGGGAGCTGGACTTCGACATCCCGGTCGGCGAGCACAGCGACAATTTCGATCGCTACCTGGTGCGGCTCGAGGAATTACGCCAGAGCCGCCGCATCATCGCGCAATGCTTTGAAAAGATCCCGGCCGGGCCCGTCAACTCCGACGACCCGCGCGTGCGCTGGCCGCGCAAAGGAAAGGTCTTCGGCCGCATGGAGGAGCTGATCGATCACTTCAAGCTGGTCACCGAGGGCGGGCTGATACCGCCGGGCGAGGTTTACCACGCGGTCGAGGGCGCCAACGGCGAACTCGGCTTCTATATCGTGAGCGACGGCACCGGCAAGCCTTACAAATGCCGCTGCCGCGCGCCCAGCTTCTCCAACATGTCGGCGCTGGAGAAGATGATCACCGGCGGGATGCTCGCCGACGTGGTGCCGACCTTCGACCTGATCAACATGATCGGCGGCGAGTGCGACCGCTAG
- a CDS encoding 2Fe-2S iron-sulfur cluster-binding protein: MAADASSINPAKAAAAAPKTVKLTVDGRPLEAPEGTPLLQAMLDAGMDLPHYCYHPKLSIDGSCRLCQVKIEGMPKLQISCNSQVRDGMVVNTADPEVALARRGVLELLLVNHPLDCPICDKAGECWLQNYAMRFGSRHARTLDPRRKHQKRIDIGERMLLDQERCILCRRCVRFCREISKTGELAVFNLGDRSVLDIHDRRLDNNYSICTADICPVGALESKDFHHRIRVWFLQETASICPGCSNGCNIMISEHRNRIWRLTPRRNDAVNDTWMCDPGRLEYKPVDAPERLRSPMVAENGALAQATWQGAIATAAAAIAALKARHGDGALGAVVSPHLTLEENFRFGELLRAAGAGKAAMAVRKRAADDFLIKTEKAPNARGVRELGLVSGEDDGLGELTRALEAGEIKGLYLCGEDLLDTLAPERLAATVAILGRLELLIVQSLRLDPRLAAAAAVVLPATTFAEKDGSFINHAGRVQRIYQAIETAPGWLGDGEIFTRLLNAIDGGERRFDPDAMWAPMRRADPRFAGFSLETLGASGALLNGAGAQSSSVR; the protein is encoded by the coding sequence ATGGCAGCGGACGCAAGCTCGATTAACCCGGCGAAGGCCGCCGCCGCCGCCCCCAAAACCGTGAAGCTCACGGTCGACGGCCGCCCGCTCGAGGCGCCCGAGGGCACGCCGCTTTTGCAGGCGATGCTCGATGCGGGAATGGATCTTCCGCACTATTGCTACCATCCCAAGCTCAGCATCGACGGCAGTTGCCGGCTATGTCAGGTCAAGATCGAGGGGATGCCGAAGCTGCAGATCTCGTGCAACTCCCAGGTGCGCGACGGGATGGTGGTGAACACCGCGGATCCGGAAGTCGCGCTGGCGCGCCGCGGTGTGCTCGAACTCCTGCTCGTAAACCATCCGCTGGACTGCCCGATCTGCGACAAGGCCGGCGAGTGCTGGCTGCAGAATTACGCGATGCGCTTTGGGAGCCGTCATGCGCGGACGCTCGATCCGCGCCGCAAGCATCAGAAACGCATCGATATCGGCGAGCGCATGCTGCTCGACCAGGAGCGATGCATCCTGTGCCGGCGTTGCGTGCGCTTTTGCCGCGAGATCAGCAAGACCGGCGAGCTCGCGGTCTTCAACCTCGGCGACCGCTCGGTCCTCGACATCCACGATCGCCGCCTCGACAACAACTACTCGATCTGCACCGCCGACATCTGCCCGGTCGGCGCGCTCGAAAGCAAGGACTTCCATCATCGCATCCGCGTCTGGTTTCTCCAGGAAACCGCCAGCATATGTCCCGGCTGCTCCAACGGCTGCAACATCATGATCTCGGAGCATCGCAACCGCATCTGGCGGCTGACTCCGCGGCGCAACGACGCGGTCAACGACACCTGGATGTGCGACCCCGGGCGCCTGGAATACAAGCCGGTCGATGCCCCTGAGCGCCTGCGCTCGCCGATGGTCGCCGAGAACGGAGCGCTGGCGCAAGCCACCTGGCAGGGCGCGATCGCAACCGCAGCGGCCGCGATCGCCGCGCTCAAGGCACGCCATGGAGATGGCGCGCTCGGGGCGGTCGTGTCGCCCCATTTGACGCTCGAGGAGAATTTCCGCTTCGGGGAGCTGCTGCGCGCCGCCGGTGCGGGCAAGGCCGCGATGGCCGTGCGCAAGCGCGCGGCCGACGATTTTTTGATCAAGACCGAAAAAGCGCCCAACGCGCGCGGCGTGCGCGAGCTGGGCCTGGTGAGCGGCGAGGACGACGGGCTCGGCGAGCTCACGCGAGCTCTGGAAGCCGGCGAGATCAAAGGGCTGTATCTTTGCGGCGAGGATTTGCTCGACACGCTTGCGCCCGAACGTCTCGCGGCGACCGTAGCGATCCTGGGGCGGCTCGAACTGCTGATCGTGCAAAGCTTGAGGCTCGACCCCCGCCTTGCGGCGGCGGCGGCGGTGGTATTACCCGCCACCACCTTCGCCGAGAAGGACGGCTCGTTCATCAATCACGCCGGGCGCGTGCAGCGCATCTACCAGGCGATCGAGACGGCGCCGGGATGGCTCGGCGACGGCGAGATTTTTACCCGTCTGCTCAACGCGATCGACGGCGGCGAGCGCCGTTTCGATCCCGACGCGATGTGGGCGCCAATGCGACGGGCGGATCCGCGGTTCGCCGGGTTTTCGCTGGAGACCTTGGGGGCCAGCGGCGCGCTCTTGAATGGCGCCGGTGCGCAGAGTTCCAGCGTGCGCTGA
- the nuoB gene encoding NADH-quinone oxidoreductase subunit NuoB, with amino-acid sequence MADRRRRFSAFMVRGAIARHSLNDESAAFPESFALTRLHDAVQWARKYSFFTYPFVTACCGMEYFSVAGPRYDIDRFGAALPRFTPRQADLLFVVGTITQRQAPILRRVWEQMAEPKWVVSFGACTSSGGPYDNYAVLQGIDRIIPVDLYIPGCPPRPEAVLDGLIKLQYRVQNERQPQLWSTLHGSGRKLD; translated from the coding sequence ATGGCTGACCGGCGACGCAGATTTTCGGCCTTCATGGTGCGCGGCGCGATCGCGCGGCACTCGCTCAACGACGAGAGCGCGGCCTTCCCCGAAAGCTTCGCGCTGACGCGCCTGCACGACGCCGTGCAGTGGGCCCGCAAATATTCCTTTTTCACCTACCCTTTCGTCACTGCGTGCTGCGGAATGGAATATTTTTCGGTCGCGGGTCCGCGCTACGACATCGACCGCTTCGGCGCCGCGCTGCCGCGCTTCACTCCGCGTCAGGCCGATCTGCTGTTCGTCGTCGGCACCATCACCCAGCGCCAGGCTCCGATTCTGCGCCGCGTGTGGGAGCAGATGGCGGAGCCGAAATGGGTGGTTTCGTTCGGCGCCTGCACCAGTTCGGGCGGCCCCTACGACAACTATGCCGTGCTCCAGGGTATCGACCGCATAATCCCCGTGGACCTCTACATTCCCGGATGCCCGCCGCGTCCCGAGGCCGTGCTCGACGGACTGATCAAACTGCAGTACCGCGTCCAGAACGAACGCCAGCCGCAACTCTGGTCCACGCTCCATGGCAGCGGACGCAAGCTCGATTAA
- a CDS encoding NADH-quinone oxidoreductase subunit C gives MSAAEEPKTPAPPPQPSPLLLKVAERLGPLVEDHQSFRGDDCIHVARANLLKAARALRNSPDLDFDMLLDVTCVDYFGQPDGFYNSPETWDRNHNLVRKRAPWRHRVNLPARGDAPRFAMVYHLVSTRLLHRLRVKCRVPEDDPTIASLTELWAGANWLERETFDLYGIRFDGHPDLRRIYLYDEFVGHPLRKDYAKHDEQPIEPYAGPGAKEPRRPR, from the coding sequence ATGAGCGCCGCCGAAGAACCGAAAACGCCTGCGCCGCCCCCGCAGCCGTCGCCGCTGCTGCTGAAGGTTGCCGAGCGGCTCGGCCCGCTGGTCGAGGACCATCAGAGTTTTCGCGGCGACGACTGTATCCATGTCGCGCGCGCGAACCTTCTCAAGGCGGCGCGCGCGCTGCGCAACTCGCCGGACCTCGACTTCGACATGCTTCTCGACGTCACTTGCGTCGATTATTTCGGCCAGCCCGACGGCTTTTATAACTCCCCGGAAACCTGGGATCGCAATCACAACCTGGTACGCAAGCGCGCCCCGTGGCGCCATCGAGTGAACCTGCCCGCGCGCGGCGACGCTCCGCGCTTTGCGATGGTCTATCACCTGGTCTCCACCCGCCTGCTCCATCGCCTGCGCGTCAAGTGCCGCGTGCCCGAGGACGATCCGACGATCGCGAGCCTGACCGAGCTGTGGGCGGGCGCCAACTGGCTGGAACGCGAGACCTTCGACCTCTACGGCATCCGCTTCGACGGCCATCCCGACCTTCGCCGCATCTATCTCTACGACGAATTCGTGGGCCATCCGCTGCGCAAGGACTACGCCAAGCACGACGAACAACCGATAGAGCCCTATGCCGGACCAGGAGCCAAAGAACCCCGCCGTCCCCGTTGA
- a CDS encoding DUF3501 family protein, which translates to MKPITPHEILPLTTYDRVRALLRPLCIAEKARRRLAVGPHLTLLFENRQTIWYQIQEILRTERIFEDAAINAEVENYNELLPRPGELSATLLIEYADPAERDVELPRLLGLERHIWIVLDGQRIGARFDERQMSPDQISAVQFIAFPLGADATRFGDLAAAGKVAVEADHPHLAVRALVQAPLAEALTDDLRPD; encoded by the coding sequence GTGAAGCCGATAACTCCGCACGAAATTCTGCCGCTTACGACGTATGACCGTGTGCGCGCCCTACTCCGCCCGCTCTGTATCGCCGAGAAGGCGCGACGGCGCCTCGCGGTCGGCCCGCATCTCACGCTACTGTTCGAAAACCGCCAGACGATCTGGTATCAAATCCAGGAGATTTTGCGCACCGAGCGCATCTTCGAGGACGCCGCGATTAACGCCGAGGTCGAAAACTACAACGAACTCCTCCCGCGTCCCGGCGAACTCTCCGCCACCCTGCTCATCGAGTATGCCGACCCGGCCGAACGCGACGTCGAGCTTCCGCGCCTGCTCGGACTCGAACGCCATATTTGGATCGTTCTTGACGGACAGCGCATCGGCGCGCGCTTCGATGAACGACAAATGTCGCCGGATCAGATAAGCGCGGTCCAGTTCATCGCCTTCCCGCTCGGCGCGGATGCGACTCGGTTTGGCGATCTGGCGGCCGCGGGCAAGGTCGCGGTCGAAGCGGACCATCCGCATCTCGCTGTGCGCGCCCTCGTCCAAGCCCCACTGGCAGAAGCGCTGACTGACGATCTGCGCCCGGATTAG
- a CDS encoding MFS transporter, with protein sequence MASAAVSEAGSLKGYVATHRTLETYPVGAHRWAMLLLTVLATIVSFYEFQFAPLLPLWIPTLHFSLEDFTGFLFFAVLLSGASAMIGGPLADRHGRIIVIDVCLAIIIVLTFANLLMTGFWSFVIVRGAMNLTAGLMWGALGGLTRDMSPRVSRGAAFGLLTVGAVGCIFLWNFISGVTLPIFGTWQSQIWIMGLLSILMYVPVLLWLKDLHPNLRLTIVESEAAVAADPAEHLREVRMEVPASGSAAFRQLLSHWEVWVLVVGSVAFLTLSITSQTFFPVMFNRAFHYTPAAAAKMASYFWLLNLFMLVPAGWLSDKLRMRKPLVLVGTVASMVVLIWWIETFANPLPPFQLGAVMFLLGGLVAFAFIPWCAQYSELLEDIAPALQASGWSFFQLIYRGWIAISGPLVAYVSSHYGWAAWMWVAVAGMATLIPAMLAIRGGWAPTRAGQGAGEHAASATRPSPA encoded by the coding sequence ATGGCGAGCGCAGCCGTTTCCGAAGCGGGAAGCCTCAAGGGCTACGTCGCGACCCATCGCACGCTCGAGACCTATCCGGTCGGCGCGCATCGCTGGGCGATGCTGCTGCTTACCGTGCTCGCGACGATCGTCTCGTTTTACGAATTCCAGTTCGCGCCGCTGCTGCCGCTGTGGATTCCGACGCTGCACTTCAGCCTGGAAGACTTTACCGGCTTTTTATTTTTCGCGGTGCTGCTGTCGGGCGCGTCGGCGATGATCGGCGGACCGCTCGCGGATCGTCACGGCCGCATTATCGTCATCGACGTGTGCCTCGCGATCATCATCGTACTGACCTTTGCCAACCTGCTGATGACCGGGTTCTGGTCGTTCGTGATAGTCCGCGGCGCGATGAATCTTACCGCCGGGCTGATGTGGGGCGCCCTCGGAGGCCTTACCCGCGACATGTCGCCGCGCGTCAGCCGCGGCGCCGCCTTCGGCCTGCTTACGGTGGGCGCCGTAGGATGCATCTTCCTGTGGAATTTCATCAGCGGCGTGACGCTGCCGATCTTCGGCACCTGGCAATCGCAGATCTGGATCATGGGGCTGTTGTCGATCCTGATGTACGTCCCGGTCCTGCTGTGGCTCAAGGATCTGCACCCGAACCTGCGCCTGACGATCGTCGAGAGCGAAGCGGCGGTCGCGGCCGATCCCGCCGAGCACCTGCGCGAAGTGAGGATGGAGGTTCCGGCCAGCGGAAGCGCCGCTTTCAGACAGCTGCTGAGCCATTGGGAAGTGTGGGTCCTGGTCGTCGGCTCGGTGGCCTTTCTGACCCTGTCGATCACCAGCCAGACATTCTTCCCGGTGATGTTCAACCGGGCGTTCCATTACACTCCGGCCGCAGCGGCCAAGATGGCGTCCTACTTCTGGCTGCTCAACCTGTTCATGCTGGTGCCGGCCGGATGGCTCTCGGACAAGCTGCGGATGCGCAAGCCCCTGGTGCTCGTCGGCACGGTCGCCTCGATGGTGGTGCTGATCTGGTGGATTGAAACGTTCGCCAATCCGCTGCCGCCGTTCCAGTTGGGCGCGGTCATGTTTCTGCTCGGCGGGCTGGTCGCCTTCGCCTTCATCCCGTGGTGCGCGCAATATTCGGAGCTGCTCGAGGATATCGCGCCTGCTCTGCAGGCGAGCGGATGGTCGTTCTTCCAGTTGATCTATCGCGGCTGGATCGCGATCTCGGGCCCGCTGGTCGCATATGTTTCAAGCCATTACGGATGGGCCGCGTGGATGTGGGTGGCCGTCGCCGGCATGGCGACGCTGATTCCCGCGATGCTTGCGATCCGCGGCGGATGGGCGCCGACCAGAGCTGGACAGGGAGCGGGCGAGCACGCGGCGAGCGCAACGCGCCCATCGCCCGCCTGA
- a CDS encoding cupin domain-containing protein codes for MKIVPKGWGREVWIVNGDLYCGKILEIQKGKRCSLHFHKIKNESFYLRTGRLKIRVKESPEAETLEEFELVAGECMDVPQGLVHQMEALEDAELFEFSTQHFDSDSHRLVRGD; via the coding sequence GTGAAGATCGTGCCCAAGGGCTGGGGACGCGAAGTCTGGATCGTGAACGGCGATCTTTACTGCGGCAAGATCCTCGAAATTCAAAAGGGCAAGCGCTGCTCGCTGCACTTTCACAAGATTAAAAACGAGTCCTTCTACCTGCGCACGGGCCGGCTGAAAATCCGGGTCAAGGAATCGCCCGAGGCCGAGACCCTCGAAGAGTTCGAGCTCGTCGCCGGCGAGTGCATGGACGTTCCGCAGGGACTGGTGCATCAGATGGAAGCGCTGGAGGACGCCGAATTGTTCGAATTTTCCACCCAGCACTTCGACAGCGATTCTCATCGCCTCGTTCGCGGCGACTGA
- the gmd gene encoding GDP-mannose 4,6-dehydratase: protein MAKVALITGVTGQDGSYLAEFLVKQGYEVHGVVRRTSSFATGRIDHMRKGFGHGPSPLQLHYGDLGDGTGLRAIIEQVRPDEVYNLAAQSHVRISFDQPEYTADVVGLGALRLLEALRDHNKRHGRAARYYQAGSSEMFGRVAEVPQRETTPFHPRSPYACAKVYAHWQTINYREAYGLFAANGILFNHESPRRGENFVTRKITRSATRIKLGLQDSLALGNLDARRDWGFAGDYVEAMWMMLQREQPDDYVVATGETHSVQEFLERVFDRLKLDWHKYVQTDPRYLRPAEVDLLQGDASKARRVLGWKPRVNFQQLVEMMVDFDLELAEREKRSRGQ, encoded by the coding sequence ATGGCCAAAGTTGCACTGATAACCGGGGTTACCGGGCAGGACGGCTCTTACCTCGCGGAATTTCTGGTCAAGCAGGGTTACGAAGTGCACGGCGTCGTGCGCCGGACCTCGAGCTTCGCCACCGGGCGTATCGACCACATGCGCAAGGGTTTCGGCCACGGCCCTTCGCCCCTCCAGCTGCACTACGGCGATCTGGGCGACGGCACGGGGCTGCGCGCGATCATCGAGCAGGTCCGGCCCGACGAAGTTTACAATCTGGCCGCCCAATCTCACGTGCGCATCTCTTTCGACCAGCCTGAATACACCGCCGACGTGGTCGGCTTGGGCGCGCTCCGGCTGCTGGAGGCGCTGCGCGATCACAACAAGCGCCACGGGCGCGCGGCGCGCTACTACCAGGCGGGTTCGTCGGAGATGTTCGGGCGGGTGGCCGAAGTACCGCAGCGCGAGACGACGCCATTTCATCCGCGGAGCCCATACGCCTGCGCCAAGGTTTACGCGCACTGGCAGACGATCAATTACCGCGAGGCGTACGGGCTGTTCGCCGCCAATGGTATCCTGTTCAACCACGAATCGCCCCGGCGCGGCGAGAATTTCGTCACCCGCAAGATCACCCGCAGCGCCACCCGCATCAAGCTGGGCCTGCAGGACAGCCTCGCGCTCGGCAACCTCGACGCGCGCCGCGACTGGGGCTTTGCCGGCGACTACGTCGAGGCGATGTGGATGATGCTGCAGCGGGAACAGCCCGACGACTACGTGGTCGCCACCGGCGAAACCCATTCGGTGCAGGAGTTCCTCGAGCGCGTGTTCGATCGGCTGAAGCTCGATTGGCACAAGTACGTACAGACCGACCCCCGGTATCTGCGGCCGGCCGAGGTTGACCTGCTGCAGGGCGACGCGTCCAAGGCGCGGCGCGTGCTGGGATGGAAGCCGCGGGTGAATTTCCAGCAACTGGTCGAGATGATGGTCGACTTCGACCTCGAGTTGGCCGAGCGCGAAAAACGCAGCCGCGGCCAGTAG